The bacterium genomic sequence CACGACATCCGCTTCGTGGAGGACGACTGGGAATCGCCCACACTCGGCGCCGCCGGCCTCGGCTGGGAAGTCTGGTGCGACGGCATGGAGGTCACCCAGTTCACCTATTTCCAGCAGGTCGGCGGCATTGAATGCTCGCCCGTTTCCGGCGAGATCACCTACGGGCTGGAGCGCCTGGCCATGTACATCCAGGGCAAGGAATCCGTCTACGATCTGGACTGGAACGGCGTGGAAGGCGAGGGCAACATCACCTACGGCGACGTGTTCCTGGAAAATGAGCGTCAGTTCTCCGCCTATGACCTCGAAGCCGCCAACGTCGAGATGCTGCTGCGCCATTTTGAGGATGCCGAAACCGAATGCCGCCACCTGCTGGCCCGCAAGCTGGTGCTGCCCGCCTATGATCAGTGCATCAAAGCCAGCCACAATTTCAACCTGCTGGATGCCCGCGGTGCCATCAGCGTCACCGAGCGCGCGGCCTACATCGCCCGCGTCCGCACG encodes the following:
- a CDS encoding glycine--tRNA ligase subunit alpha encodes the protein MAPLSFQQLILTLQQFWAEQGCAIVQPYDVEMGAGTFHPATLLRSLGPHHWRTAYVQPSRRPADGRYGENPNRLQHYYQFQVLMKPAPENIQELYLQSLARIGIDLANHDIRFVEDDWESPTLGAAGLGWEVWCDGMEVTQFTYFQQVGGIECSPVSGEITYGLERLAMYIQGKESVYDLDWNGVEGEGNITYGDVFLENERQFSAYDLEAANVEMLLRHFEDAETECRHLLARKLVLPAYDQCIKASHNFNLLDARGAISVTERAAYIARVRTLAKSCAEGWMAHEQKQFTTKDSKELKGAA